The Styela clava chromosome 11, kaStyClav1.hap1.2, whole genome shotgun sequence genome includes the window gtacagttttgttgtatacccaagagaagaaagtatttgatgaattttccagtaaatttagttgaaataccaaaccgattttaaatatgtcacatctacattttttaatgaaattgaaaatatacgctatgtttggaattatatatggccaagtcaaaacgtgctgctactgttctgacttattaaaatcgaatctataaggtatctgcttctctccaaatgtgtcgcaatgctgcctttattggcggttttcgagaaatcgctatttcaataacgataattttttgaaattttgaaaataattcacaaaaggacgtaaaatgctttttggtattttatactttccgcaacttattccaagtttaatgaacgtatagtatatatgtatgtcaaagagaaaaagatgtttgataaatcatctaggaaatttagttgaaataccaaacgttttttgaatatgttacgtctgcattgtttttaactttttgaatacacactatgtttggtattatatatggccaagtcaaaacttgctgctactgttctgacataatgaaatcaaatatataagataactgcttttctccgaatgtgtcgtagtgctgcctttattggcaatttttgagaaatcgcccttttaaaaacgatattattttgaaattccaaaaaaaatccacaagagggcgtaaaatgattttttcggTATTTCCTACTTTACGCAACTCCTTCCAAGTTTAATGGACGTACAGTATGTATGTATACCAAAAGAAAATGATGTTTGATAagttatctagtaaatttagttgaaataccaaacggtttttaaaaatgttacgtctgcattgtttataacattttgaatacacactatgtttggtatcatatatgaccaagtcaaaacgtgctgctactgttctgacataatgaaatcaaatctataaggtatctgctttactccgaatgtgtcgtagtgctgcctttattggcggtttttgagaaatcgccctttcaaatacgataatttttcgaaattccgaaaagacTCCACTAGAGggcaaatcattttttggcatcttaaaatttgcacactaatttctagtttaatgaacgtacagttttgatgtatgaccaagagagaaaagtgtttgatgaaatttagttgaaatacttaaccgtttttaaatatgttacatatacatagttgataaaattgaaaatgatatgctatgtttagtattaaatatggccagatcaaaacgtgctgctactgttctggtttggtgaaatcgaatctttaaCGTATCTGCTATTCTCCAAAAGTGTCGtattgctgcctttattggccatTGTCCGAGAAATCGTCACTCCAAAAACGGCATGCttgggaaattgaaaaattatatataggttgtaagacatttttcactttttcatacaatttgcatcttattccaagtttaattaacacacagtatcgatgtttgaaaaagtaagaaaacggaatattacgatattaggtgagtttatttgaaataccaaaccttttcaaaatatgtgaacatctacgctattcaaatatttgagatatacgctatgtttggtattataaatggccaagtcaaaacgtgctgctactgtcatggtatagtgaagtcgaatctaaaaggtatttgcttttttccgaatgtgtcgtagtgctgcctttattggcggttttcgagaaatcgccctttcaaaaacgattatttttcggAATTCAGAAAAGAACCCATTATAGAgagcgtaaaatgttttttttttttttttaaactttcccaattaattcttagtttaataaacgtacagtattcatttgtgacaaagagaaaaatatatttgatcaattttccagcagcttcagttgaaatacaaatccctattaaatttgttacgtcgacaatgtttataaaactgagaatacacgctattttggtattatatgtagccgagtcaaaacatgctgccactgttttgttatagtgaaatcaaatctatagggtatatactttttccgaatgtgtcgtagtgctgcctttattggcggttttcgagaaattccccttccaaaatcgataatttttcgaaattttgaaaagaatccacgagagggcgtaaaatatttttttggtattttatacttttcttctgcaactcattctaagtttaatagacgtacagtattaatgtgtgacaaagagaaaaatatatattttatcaattgttcagcaaatttagttgacatacaattcctttttaaatttgtttcgtccacattgttcataaaattgaagagtatacgctatgtttggtattatatatggcaaagtcaaaacgttctgctaccgttctgacataataaaattgaatctataaggtatgtgcttttctctgaatgtgtcgtgatgctgcctttattggcggtttttgagaaatcactaatccaaaaacgataattttcgaaattctcaaactaattcaagggggtgcgcaaaatttttattattactttatactttctgaaacttattctaactttaatagacgtacagtattgatgtgcgacaaagagaaaaagatatttgatcaattatcctgcaactttagttgaaatacaaacccttttttaatatgttacgtacctttgttttaaaaatcgaggaatatacgctatttttggtattatatatggccaagtcaaaacgtgctgctactgttctggcataataaaatcgaatctataatgtatgtgcttttatccgaatatgtcgtagtgctgcctttattggcggttttcgaaaaatcgcctttttaaaaacgataattttttgtaatccagGACAGAATCCACTAGGAGTCGCAAatgattttttgctgttttatacttcccgcaacgtattccaagtttaaaagatgtacagtattaatgtgtgacaaaaagaaaatgatattttatccattatctagcaaatttagttgaaatacaaaatcaattttaaatttgttacgtccatgccgttattaaaatttagattacacgatatgtttggtaatatatatggtcaagccaaaacgtactgctactgttctgttatagaaaaattgaatttatatggTATCTGCTTTTTtccaaatgtgtcgtggtgctgcctttattggcggttttcaaggaatcgaggttccgaaaaggataatttttcgaaactttgtatttgcggaatacctgaaaattcatttttcgcttagttagtctttttttgaacactattttcttgttaaatttaatgtattcattcaggttaaagatttttcatctattttcgtgacaatattatattttgatcagcattttcaattttcttatttaCCTATAAGTGAACACTATATGTGCGTGgaacctatattcaatgtgtaaaaatattctggctgaaagtgctgctagcttcacagtggtaaGCAGGAAATAAAAAGAAAGCTAGCTAAACCATCGGTTGCCCAGGGACTTCCCCAGGTTTGCCACGGTCACATGTTACTCAATCTCCAATCAGATTCCGAGGAATTACGTTGGTGACGGCTGCTTTTTTCTTGCTGCATGGTGAGAGGTGTAAACACCAATGTATATTGCGCAATACATGTCTAACGTTTTTGATGTTACTTTTCACAATTGTGTCCCAATGGGATTGTTTAGGACTTAAGTGAAGTCCAATTCTGTAATATGTGAACTATACTAATCTAACAAATAATGAAGTGTACTGTAGACACACCATTGACATTACTTACACACTTGTGAAATTGTCATTCAGTCTTTATTTCACTTTCTATTTGCTGatattcagtatatatatacagaatatTGATTGCCATTCATTGTGTCAATTGGTAATGCtgtgaaattttaaaaagaccATTATTGTGAAAAAGTGTGATGAGAAGAGTTACTGCATATAACATTGGGTAAATCAAGAGTTATCCCGAAAATCTAAAATTGAtactgtattttaatttttctttgcaATGTTTTGTCATGATTGAATCAAGTTACTTCATCAATACTCATTTTGTTCACCTGTTATGATATTGACATAAATACATACGCATAAATCTGATACTGGAATCAGACTTGTATTGGCCATTGGCCCATTCTACGTTTGTATGACGTCAACCTGAGAACAAATATTGTGCTGAATAGCACAATAAATAGATTTTTTTCTGACTAGTTGTGCTTCATTGATCGCTAGTAATAATAGTATTGAGTGAGACCATATCAGAATCATATAAATAGCGTGTTTGTCATATTCATACTTTGTCATATAATACTAACTACTAACAATCAACACGTCAATGTACTGATTTATGACATCTTTccttataatatttaaatttagccGTTAATAAAGAGATATAAGCAATATTGActgtaaatattaaaatgaagaaaaaagcCGCTAAAACAAGTCATTCAGACATTTCAAAAACAAGTGGTGTAACAAAAACTACAAagtcaaaaaagaaaaatgggGTTTCATCTGCTCAAAAACATTTACATATATCAGCATTTGCAACTTATGTGAATGAAGCAAAATTGATTGGTGAAAATGTTGAACAAATTCATgatgaaaaagaagaaaacaCTTTGGAAATTTCTAAAACTATACCATCACTTCCACAAACACAAACAGAAATGCCATCGCCCTCAGTTGAAATTCTCCAGGATCCCGATGATGATTCAACTGATACAGACAATTATCAATCCAATTTTGAATACCAAGCAGTCTCTAGTCTTCAGGAAGATGAAGATTGCCGCCCAGATACAGAAGTGAGTATTCAATATCGAAATTTGGTTATATGCCATACTGAAAATGAATTCATTTAGATGAATATACAAATAAGATGAATCCTAATCCATCTTTTTCTCGACCATATATAAATCTTTTTGATCAGTCTGATAGTGGCAGTATATGTTTGTAATACTCCCTAAATTAATGGGATAAATAATATTACATATTGTCTTTAGAGTATATATTATGACTTTATTACTCAGTTTTTTTGTATCATTAACGGCTGTTTTCTTTACCATTTATTATGTACAGGTGATTTTTCTGgatcaaaatttaaaacaagcgaattttattattttaattaaagtgGTTGTGAACTACTGAACTAAGTATTATAACATCTCCAGATTGTTTTagttttataatatgtttgaatttgCACTGCTGTACATTGCAGTGTTTTCTATTCTTTAATAGTTACATGTTTCCCAAAAAAGGGAGTATATTTTACAAACACCAAGTTTAACTATTTATAACTACTGGTTAAATTAATTTCttataacataatatattaatgatttataattatttttaaatggaattttatcGTAAAAATTTATCAACTTTATAATGAATCATTATTAGAACAAGAATCATTTCATTACTGatgtactttttatttttagttggtTGGAGATTCTTTGTCCGATAATAGCGTGAAAAGCAGTCCGAAACCTCAAGAAACACAAAACTTTGATTGGAAGTTCGAAATATTACCAATTTCCTCAAAGAGATCTTGTGTTCTACTCGGAATCACCAAAGAGTGCAAggttagaaaaattattttaattctggATGTTTAAATCGGCCATGTTTCTGTCTTTTCTTCTGTTCTGTAGGTTATTTGTTTGAGGTTCTCTATTTTTTGTGCTAAGCAATTCAAACACACTTACCATGCACCTCTGATGGGTCTCTtgtagttttgtacctcaagtacttctagtggtcgtagcataacaatttttgcacatgtcaatcctaacccccacctgacttcCCCCTccaaaaatgtttttaccttgatgtcacaatcacgtcatagagcttgccaaagtatacctacgatcgcccgaaatggcatctgcgtcGAAGATAGAGAACGCACTAATGGCACCGAtctctctctcatatcgggatcgttgcgatgagaaaacaaaagaaatagcttgctcgatttcgggtggtGGTCtacgcgtcttggatgacagttgaTATAGATTGAAGAGgcttattacgtcactttgACGTcatagtgacataatttttggatgacgcagTCAGGTGTGGGtaaggattgacatatgcaaaaattgttatgctacgcccactagcaGTACTTGAGGTACAAAACTATACTAGATcccctctgattaccctgccaGTTCGGAGGTCTTGTGGGAATATTCGCTGTCACAGGATGCCATGTAACTACTGGTTGGGTACAGTTTCCTCTGTCATCAAGTGCATATATTTGATACGAATACTTTTTCAACTATTCAATACCCAACATCAACTGGTAAACAGAtaagaggccatggttcgccatatgatcttTTTCcaggataaatttgaaaattcaatccttccttaaataaatataatcgtTTCTCACcattattaatataatttttttctgcaGGATATCAAGATATTTGGTTGTGGATCTGTCCAAGTTATCAAGGGTTGCATTAGCATTCTTGGCTTTTGTCTAAATCCCCAGagcgaaaaaattaaatattttgccCCAGTGAGTCATAGCGCACTGCTGTTGGAGCCAATTCCAAGTTGCATTAAAACAGAATCTAATTTGATTGAGAATATAAGAAAAGCAGGATTGAATGAACAACACACTGAAGCTGctaaaggtatatatatatatatatacattttaaatataaaatacccaagtctaaattcaaaaaaaaatatggtataATCTCTTGCGCATGTTTCAGGCTTTCATTTGAGGCTGTGGTGTCAGAGTTAGGCAACATTTTATGTTACATTGGGGTCATATTTTCGTAACTCCCCAAAATCGGGATTCGGATTTGATTGATTATCAGAGTCAAAATTATAGTCAACCTTAAAAGACATCAAGTTACCTAAACATTCTCAACAGACAATTAGAAGCCTTGCATACACTGATGTTTTAGAAGAAATCCCTCCTATCAGGAGTAGAAGTCAAgagtcattttttttcaacacaGAGCTTCTTCAAATGGCCAGGATTTTGAACTCTTAAATTCTTAGGGTCACTTAAAAATTTACTGCCATTTAACCAGCTTTATGAACTACGTATATCATTGTTCTTTACCATGAGTATGATGCGTTGGGTTGAATTAGATTTGAATCTGTTATCTATTACTAATCTTACTATATTGTAATGAAAAATGACACATATTGTGAAGGTTTCTGAACATAAATATATTCACTGAATATGCTGATTAaataattaatttgtgttgAATAACATATTCAGATATGGTACAAAGGTTCGATATTGTCTTGATGTTAACAAAGCTTCGCAACGATACAAAGTTATCAAAGCATACTCTTCCCGGATTCCAAGATATCTACAAAATCCGATCTACTAATGGTGAAATTGTGGATGAACTGTGTTCTGGAACTTATATTGTGAAAACAGAGAAGTATGCCAATTagcgaaaattattaatttcttGAGAGCTATTACTAACTATTCACAATTGTATGGTTTTTCTATTCCATATGGCAATAATTATCTATtacattttctaattttttgaaatgcataatttttttattttgttcaattctgGTTAGTTAGATATTTTTATCTGTAGCCCTACTTAAGACCATCTATACCTAAATACATGATGCATAATACTCTGCCATGCAAAAATTAATAAGATATAAGCAAAGGAACAATTCTCTAATACTGGGCTCTTCAAACTGGTACTGACCTCCCGGTGGGTTGTGGCCAGAAGGGGCTTGCGGTGCCCATTAATGTCAGAACTAGCCATGCTAGCTTACTCTCTTCCTTTTGCCTCATTAAATGTGCATGAAATTTCGTCACTATcttatgttgaaacaaaatatcgctcaaatttgaaagatttggaaACACGAGACCCACCATTAATGAAATAGGTTGAAGATTCAATCTTTTGTGCAAGAATATACCAACACATCAGTTTCATCAAAATTAGGCCGTTTGAAGAACATTGCGCTTATATATCAACACAATGTTTGCATGACTAACATTGCCACCTTAATAATGTCAACTAAATCACAtccaaaatatagaaaaaatttatCGAATTCCATATGAATGTGTGCCCTTAAACtataaaaaacagcaaaatttgatGTGAAATATCAGGCTACGTGGAACTCagagaaaatttgaaagatatAGAATAGCCTTCAAGCAATTTCTTCATCtccaatgaaaatttaaaattgattggtcCAGTAATTTCAAAGAAAAGCAGTTTTACTACATCGATTTATGGCCATTGAATGGATGGGAGAGTAATCCTGTTGTGACCTCATAATTACGGTATTCATATTGCcattaattataaatttgaaactaTGGATAGTGACAGCAGAGTTCTTTACGGCTATCTTCCCTATTTTTCCTGTACAaagctttatttatttttttctcattataaaatatttctatcTTAGATACTTTGAATGCTTCCCATGTTATGAAAATCCGTGCAGTGAGATCCTATCAAATATAGAGTTATGGACAACTAATGGGAACCTTCGAACTCCCGTCATTTTGACTGCAGGAGGAAAAAGCACTGGAAAATCAACTTTCAATCGATATCTTGTTAATAAACTATTGCAAAGTCCTTGGTAACTACTATGTTTCCATCTGTATCTACTATTACATATAGTGATGCTAGTGTAAATAgtattgctttgtttaataaataataaaaatatgaa containing:
- the LOC120347146 gene encoding polynucleotide 5'-hydroxyl-kinase NOL9-like — its product is MKKKAAKTSHSDISKTSGVTKTTKSKKKNGVSSAQKHLHISAFATYVNEAKLIGENVEQIHDEKEENTLEISKTIPSLPQTQTEMPSPSVEILQDPDDDSTDTDNYQSNFEYQAVSSLQEDEDCRPDTELVGDSLSDNSVKSSPKPQETQNFDWKFEILPISSKRSCVLLGITKECKDIKIFGCGSVQVIKGCISILGFCLNPQSEKIKYFAPVSHSALLLEPIPSCIKTESNLIENIRKAGLNEQHTEAAKDMVQRFDIVLMLTKLRNDTKLSKHTLPGFQDIYKIRSTNGEIVDELCSGTYIVKTEKYFECFPCYENPCSEILSNIELWTTNGNLRTPVILTAGGKSTGKSTFNRYLVNKLLQSPWCSKICFLECDIGQPEFTPPGFVSVTEVSSPILGPPFTHIKSPLYSVYYGDINAAGEPDRYIESIREVFSKVQHSGIPVVVNTMGWNRGMGLNLLLDTLHIVKPTHLLQIMSLRESKNFPILSKQYVDKSEGWIMAGRTGEIPDYTHLLMDIDIPTPEIIFYKPSDLRNLRLLSYLNEMQKICLKRDGLSESRLSFSKLSRIQPFAVKLSDVLLCITHETGILKTHAFALINAGIVGLCVVDKAYFETHKYDEYLTAPPVCKCIGLGIIRGVDPANKNLYVISHLHETLLKDVNCLTLGVLSIPECLYQEYGKKLQSERDDLPPYVSEDFPFQVTGSSKFRVCRNFINKTP